A section of the Ammospiza caudacuta isolate bAmmCau1 chromosome 28, bAmmCau1.pri, whole genome shotgun sequence genome encodes:
- the MPND gene encoding MPN domain-containing protein: MAGTGGRGRTGHRLREPGTGNGERGTGNGESHTHRARTGHRTRTEHAHNGRAAGSPYRARTENRTRAHGHAPRPGTRTGHCPPPPYTRGTRVHLPERAPAGPRWGHPGPASLSPSPSPPAVSPCPQSFTATLLCPHPPVPMSVSPLPPPSPPVPVSCPSMSVCPLPLAAASPGGDEGLEEDEDELEPGLDEAEAEPEVAKAAGAARGAVLTRRGITLRVLLRDGLLEPGRGVLSIYYLGKKFVGDLGSDGTITWQETGQVFNSPSAWATHCKRLVNPAKKSGCGWASVRYKGQKLDQYKAAWLRKHQPNVPPPDEVGPGSPPAGTPSVRGELGASPVCPQSLASEGEEEELPEDEEEEAAREGRLAVPEPAAPKKPEERSKKQQGKGLAEPAGTDGGSAGKRLEVKPRVPVRYCTLGTRDSARNPQTLVEVTSFAAINKFQPFNVAISSNVLLLLDFHSHLTRSEVVGYLGGRWDTNTQLLTVLRAFPCRTRLGDAEAAGAVEEEICQSLFLRGLSLVGWYHSHPFGPALPSLHDIDAQMDYQLKLQGSGNGFQPCLGLICGPFYHGNPGVESKIAPFWVMPPPEQRPNDYGIPMDVEVTYIQDGFLTNDVVQEMTLLVEFYKGAPDLVKFQELWSQEQTYLDKLKGSLASRTPKDQSFSHVLEQIFSLLKLSG; the protein is encoded by the exons ATGGCAGGTACCGGGGGGCGGGGGCGCACCGGGCACCGGCTCCGGGAACCGGGAACCGGGAACGGGGAACGGGGAACGGGGAACGGGGAATCGCACACGCACCGGGCACGCACCGGGCACCGGACACGTACCGAGCACGCGCACAACGGGCGCGCAGCGGGCAGCCCGTACCGGGCACGCACCGAGAACCGGACACGCGCGCACGGACACGCGCCCCGGCCGGGGACGCGCACCGGTCACTGCCCCCCACCCCCGTACACCCGGGGCACGCGCGTGCACCTGCCCGAGCGCGCTCCCGCGGGACCTCGGTGGGGACATCCCGGCCCCGCGTCCCTCAGCCCGTCCCCGTCCCCGCCAGCCGTGTCCCCGTGCCCGCAGTCCTTCACTGCCACCCTCCTGTGCCCTcacccccctgtccccatgtcagtGTCTCCCCTCCCACCCCCGAGTCCTCCTGTCCCCGTGTCCTGCCCCTccatgtccgtgtgtccccTCC CGCTCGCGGCCGCCTCCCCCGGCGGGGACGAGGGTctggaggaggatgaggatgagctGGAGCCGGGGCTGGACGAGGCCGAGGCCGAGCCGGAGGTGGCCaaggcggcgggggcggcccgggGGGCGGTGCTGACCCGCAGGGGCATCACCCTGAGGGTCCTGCTCCGAGacgggctcctggagccgggcaggggcgtCCTGTCCATCTACTACCTG GGCAAGAAGTTCGTGGGGGACCTGGGCTCGGACGGGACGATCACCTGGCAGGAGACGGGGCAGGTGTTCAACTCGCCCAGCGCCTGGGCCACGCACTGCAAGCGCCTGGTGAACCCCGCCAAGAAGTCGGGCTGCGGCTGGGCCTCGGTGCGCTACAAGGGCCAGAAGCTGGACCAGTACAAGGCGGCCTGGCTGCGCAAGCACCAGCCCAACGTGCCGCCCCCCGACGAGGTGGGACCGGGCTCGCCTCCCGCCGGCACCCCCAGCGTGCGGGGCGAGCTGGGTGCCAGCCCCGTGTGCCCGCAGAGCTTGGCCAGCGAgggcgaggaggaggagctgcccgaggatgaggaggaggaggcggccaGGGAGGGTCGGCTGGCGGTGCCGGAGCCGGCGGCTCCCAAAAAGCCGGAGGAGAGGAGCAAGAAGCAGCAGGGGAAGGGCCTGGCGGAGCCGGCGGGCACGG ATGGAGGCAGCGCCGGGAAAAGGCTGGAGGTGAAGCCCCGGGTGCCCGTCCGCTACTGCACCCTGGGCACCCGCGACTCGGCCAG GAACCCCCAGACCCTGGTGGAGGTGACCTCCTTTGCCGCCATCAACAAATTCCAGCCCTTCAACGTGGCCATCTCCAGCAACgtcctcctgctcctg GATTTCCACAGCCACCTGACGCGGAGCGAAGTGGTGGGGTACCTGGGGGGGCGCTGGGACACCAACACCCAGC tgcTGACCGTGCTTCGAGCCTTCCCCTGCCGGACCCGCCTGGGTGACGCCGAAGCCGCGGGCGcagtggaggaggag ATCTGCCAGAGCCTGTTCCTGCGGGGGCTGTCGCTGGTGGGGTGGTACCACAGCCACCCCTTCGGGCCGGCGCTGCCGTCCCTGCACGACATCGATGCGCAGATGGATTATCAGCTCAAACTGCAGGGCAGCGGCAACggcttccagccctgcctggggctcatCTGCG ggcCCTTCTACCACGGCAACCCCGGCGTGGAGTCCAAAATCGCGCCCTTCTGGGTGATGCCGCCGCCAGAG caACGGCCCAACGACTACGGGATCCCCATGGACGTGGAGGTCACCTACATCCAGGACGGATTCCTCACCAACGACGTCGTGCAGGAGATG ACGCTGCTGGTGGAGTTCTACAAGGGAGCCCCCGACCTGGTGAAGTTCCAGGAGCTGTGGAGTCAGGAGCAGACCTACCTGGACAAGCTGAAG GGCTCCCTGGCCTCCCGCACCCCCAAAGACCAGAGCTTCAGCCACGTCCTGGAGCAGATCTTCAGCCTGCTGAAGCTCAGCGGGTGA